In Lolium perenne isolate Kyuss_39 chromosome 5, Kyuss_2.0, whole genome shotgun sequence, the sequence GGCTATGGGGTCAAGCCACAGGACATCCAAATTCTGGACATGGCCGGCCACCTTGTGAGGCAGATGCGCGTTGAGAATTGCATGCTAGGCTATTATTCTAAAACGTTCTGTACGAATCTCGACTTACTCTGCCTGGAAGGGGGCGACCAGCGCCTCCGCGTGCTGGACCCAGCCACCGGCACCATTTCCCTCTTGCCCAATGTCATCATCGTCAACCGTGGCCCATACGAATACGGGTGCTACTCCCCCACGTATGTGGTAGGCCGGGACGGCTCGACGGGAGAGACTAAGGTGCTAGCCATCGGCCGAGAGTTGGCGTACCACGCCGGCACTTTCTGCAGTGTACTTACCCTCGGCGACGCCGGTGGGTGGAGGGAGACTGGTTACCCCCCGACCAGCGCCCTTATCTCAAACTCTTGGATTATGGCCCTCGTCAAAGGGGTCCTCTACTTCCTGGTCTTCCACGAAATCGCTATGTACGACTTTGACAAGGAGAAATGGCGGCTGGATACGCTGCACCTCCCGCTGCCAAATGAGAGGCTGTATTTCTTGGGTGAGCTAAGCGACACCTTGGTTGCATCCTACCAATGTAGCAACACCTCCATGGATTTGTGGTTCCTCACAGATTCTGACAAGGTTATCTGGTCCAAGCAATACACCATCAGCATGCCGCCATATCAAGCTTCCTCGAGCCCGCGTGGCGGAATTACTGCTCAGCCCTTGTGGTTGCTGGATGATGGCAGGATTGCTTTCTGGGTTTGGCATGCCTATGATGGAAAGTCAGTTCAGTTCATGCGGGTATATGATCCAACAACACACGCTTACATTGATGGGGAAGAGTTGGCAGCTAACTACTCATTTCACGCCGTGTATAAAGGGACCTTACTTAGATCTTCTCTATATAAGAAATTAAGCATGTACCCGGCTACCGTTTGACCGGCCATGATACATTTAAGGCTGGCAACGAAGCTGCTGTGTTGCAATCAAAATGTACGATCATGATTTCACAGATTTGTGTTCTTATTTTATTGTCCAACATTTACCGAAGAAAGAAATTGCTGATTCTACTCATACAGTAGGCAGTGTCGGAGGGTGACGGTCAGGCATTTTTTGCAAGACAAACTAAAAAAAATAAAGTTGCTCGGGCTTACGTGGACTTTAGCCTCGCAACTTTTACTTTGCGTCGTGCCGAGATTTTTTGGAGCAAGCTTTTCCCCAACAGAGTTTTCCATAGTTTTTACAGCTTCATGCTAATTTTGCACCATCCAGGTCAAAAAGTTTCAccaggtcaaaaaaaaaaaaaaatgcaccATGTCCAGGTGTTGGACAATTCAGCATTTTCCGGATTACTCATATTTGAACAATTTGATTGCGCCTTCCTATAACCTCCACACAATCTAGCGACGGTCAGGCATTTTTTGCAAGACAAACTAAAAAAAATAAAGTTGCTCAGGCTTACGTGGACTTTAGCCTCGCAACTTTTACTTTGCGTCGTGCCGAGATTTTTTGGAGCAAGCTTTTCCCCAACAGAGTTTTCCATAGTTTTTACAGCTTCATGCTAATTTTGCACCATCCAGGTCAAAAAGTTTCACCAGGTCAAAAAAAAATGCACCATGTCCAGGTGTTGGACAATTCAGCATTTTCCGGATTACTCATATTTGAACAATTTGATTGCGCCTTCCTATAACCTCCACTCTGTACTAGTTACATGATGCCACACTAAAAAACTTGAGAACTCACTGCTTGGTGATTATGCATGAATCGCGTGGCATGGCTTATGTTTTCAAATACTTTGCCTTGCAATTTGAGGCTTGCTGGCTGATCAAACTATGCAGCTTCTTGGCATAAAGAGGGGCACTGGTTCTTCTCGACGACGAGGATGAAACGATTGGACTGGGGGAAATACATAAGAAGATTGCTGGCGGAAATTACGGGTGCTCCTGGGATGCCTTTCAAGCTTACAAGCACTTGAAGGTGCTTGGCTACATCGATCGTTGGATAGTATGGTGTGTTAGATTAAGTATCATATACGTATTCTTATACGGTTGTATCACGTACATTGTACACAATATATATAATCAAGACCCCTACCCGATGAGGCACATCGGGGTAGGCTACTCTACATACGCATCTTCTCGTTACGgttttcatggtatcagagcgggtcCTGACCTAGGTCGCCCGCCACACGCAAgtcttccgccgccgccggccgttcCTCCGCGCCATGTGGCCTCTCGGTGTTACAAAAGGTTTAACCGTGATTTTCTGGGACTTGGCAATGATGGCAGTAATACAGAGAAGCAACTTGCTATAGCGATGTCTGCCTCTCATGGCTCTCAGGGTGCTTCTCAGTCCGTAGACCCGGCGTGGTATGCGGACTCCGGTGCCACTCACCACATCACTAGTGAGCTGGACAAGCTTACTTCGCGCGAGCCCTACCACGGCACTGATCAGGTTCATACAGCTAATGGCACAGGTATGCACATTCATAATGTTGGTCAAGCTATTTTATCCACTCCGTCTTCTAGGTCTCTAGCTCTCAATAATGTTCTTCATGTTCCTAAAGCCACTCGAAACTTGTTATCTATGAGTAAGCTTTCCCGTGATAATAATGTGTTCATTGAACTTCATCCTCGTGATCTTTTTGTAAAGGACCTGGACACGAGAGCACCCATCCTTAGAGGTCGTTGCAGTGGAGGTCTCTATGAGATTAAAGCACCTGTCATCAAGCAAGCCCTTTCCAGTGTCAAGGTGTCGCGTGATATGTGGCATCATCGTCTAGGACATCCAGCTTTACAAGTAGTTCAACATGTTCTTCGTAGTCATGAGTTACCATCTACACATGAGTCCAATAAAATTGAGTCTGTTTGTGATGCATGTCAGCAAGGGAAGAGCCATCAGTTGCCCTTTTCTTTGTCTACTCGTgtaacacattttccattagagattatttattCTGATGTGTGGGGTCTTGCCCAAACCTCTGTTAGTGGACAtcgcttttatgtgagttttgttgatgCTTATAGTCGTTTCACTTGGCTCTATTTActcaaacataaatctgatgtctaTGATGTGTTTCTCCAGTTCCAAAAACATGTTGAACGTCTCTTAAATCGCAAGATTATTCATGTACAAACTGATTGGGGAGGGGAGTATGAAAAACTCCATCCCTTCTTTCACAACTTGGGTGTCTCACATCGTGTCCTCATACACACCAACAAAATGGCACTGTTGAGCGTAagcactgatgcgtgtggttgacacgtccgttgggaaccccaagaggaaggtgtgatgcgcacagcggcaagtttccctcagtaagaaaccaaggtttaatcgaaccagtaggagtcaagaagcacgttgaaggttgatggcggcgggatgtagtgcggcgcaacaccagagattccggcgccaacgtggaacctgcacaacacaaccaaagtactttgccccaacgaaacagtgaggttgtcaatctcaccggcttgctgtaacaaaggattaaccgtattgtgtggaagatgattgtttgcagaaaacagtaaaacaatattgcagtagattgtatttcagtatagagaattggaccggggtccacagttcactagaggtgtctctcccataagataaacaacatgttgggtgaacaaattacagttgggcaattgacaaataaagagggcatgaccatgcacatacatattatgatgagtattgtgagatttaattgggcattacgacaaagtacatataccgctatccagcatgcatctatgcctaaaaagtccaccttcaggttatcatccgaaccccctccagtattaagttgctaacaacagacaattgcattaagtattgcgcgtaatgtaatcagtgactacatcctcgaacatagcaccaatgttttatccctagtggcaacagcacatccataaccttagaggttcttgtcactcctccagattcacggagacatgaacccactatcgagcataaatactccctcttggagttactagcatcaacttgaccagagcatctactaataacggagagcatgcaagatcataaacaacacatagacataactttgataatcaacataacaagtattctctattcattggatcccaacaaacgcaacatatagaattacagatagatgatcttgatcatgttaggcagctcacaagacccgacaattaagcacaatggggagaagacaaccatctagctactgctatggacccatagtccaggggtagactactaacacatcactccggaggcgaccatgacggcgtagagtcctccgggagatgaatcctctctccggcagggtgccggaggcgatctcctgaatcccccgagatgggattggcggcggcggcgtctcagtaaggttttccgtatcgtggctctcggtactgggggtttcgcgacggaggctttaagtaggcggaagtgcaggtcagggggccacacgagggccccacaccacagggccgcgcggccagggcaggggccgcgccgccctagggtttggctgcctcgtggccccacttcgtctcctcttcggtcttctggaagcttcgtggcaaaataggaccctgggcgttgatttcgtccaattccgagaatatttcgttactaggatttctgaaaccaaaaacagcagaaacaagaatcggcacttcggcatcttgttaataggtcagttccagaaaatgcacgaatatgacataaagtgtgcataaaacatgtagataacatcaataatgtggcatgtaacacaagaaattatcgatacgtcggagacgtatcagcatccccaagcttagttctgctcgtcccgagcaggtaaaacgataacaaagataatttctggagtgacatgccatcataaccttgatcatactatttgtaaagcatatgtagtgaatgcagcgatcgaaacaatgtatatgacatgagtaaacaagtgaatcatatagcaaagacttttcatgaatagtacttcaagacaagcatcaataagtcttgcataagagttaactcataaagcaataattcaaagtaaaagcattgaagcaacacaaaggaagattaagtttcagcggttgctttcaacttgtaacatgtatatctcatggatattgtcaacatagagtaatataataagtgcaatatgcaagtatgtaggaatcaatgcacagttcacacaagtgtttgcttcttgaggtggagagaaataggtgaactgactcaacaatgaaagtaaaagaatggtcctccatagaggaaaaacatcgattgctatatttgtgctagagctttaattttgaaaacatgaaacaattttgtcaacggtagtaataaagcatatgtatcatgtaaattatatcttacaagttgcaagcctcatgcatagtatactaatagtgcccgcaccttgtcctaattagcttggactaccggatcatcgcaatgcacatgttttaaccaagtgtcacaaaggtgtacctctatgccgcatgtacaaaggtctaaggagaaagctcgcattggatttctcgctattgattattctcaacttagacatccataccgggacaacatagacaacagataatggactcctcttttatgcataagcatgtaacaacaattaataattttctcatatgagattgaggatattgtccaaaactgaaacttccaccatggatcatggctttagttagcggcccaatgttcttctctaacaatatgcatgcttaaccataaggtggtagatctcccttacttcagacaagacgaacatgcatagcaactcacatgaaattcaacaaagagtagttgatggcgtccccagaaacatggttatcgcacaacgagcaacttaataagagataaagtgcataagtacatattcaataccacaatagtttttaagctatttgtcccatgagttatatattgcaaaggtgaatgatggaattttaaaggtagcactcaagcaatttactttggaatggcggagaaataccatgtagtaggtaggtatatatggtggacacaaatggcatagtggttggctcaaggattttggatgcatgagaagtaatccctctcgatacaaggtttaggctagcaaggttatttgaaacaaacacaaggatgaacggcgcagcaaaactcacataaaagacatattgtaaacattataagactctacaccgtcttccttgttgttcaaactcaatactagaaattatctagaccttagagagaccaaatatgcaaaccaaattttagcatgctctatgtatttcttcattaatgggtgcaaagcatatgatgcaagagcttaaacatgagcacaacaattgccaagtatcacattatccaagacattttagcaatttactacatgtatcattttccaattccaaccatataacaatttaacgaagaagaaacttcgccatgaatactatgagtagagcctaaggacatacttgtccatatgctacagcagagcgtgtctctctcccacaaagtgaatgctaggatccattttattcaaacaaaacaaaaacaaaaacaaaccgacgctccaagcaaagcacataagatgtgatggaataaaaatatagtttcaggggaggaacctgataatttgtcgatgaagaaggggatgcctttggcatccccaagcttagacgcttgagtcttcttagaatatgcaggggtgaaccaccggggcatccccaagcttagagctttcactctccttgatcatgttgtatcatctccctctcttgatccttgaaaacttcctccacaccaaacttagaacaactcattagagggttagtgcacaatcaaaatatacatgttcggaggtgacacaatcattcttaacacttctggacattgcataaagctactggacattaatggatcaaagaaattcatccaacatagcaaaagaggcaatgcgaaataaaaggcagaatctgtcaaaacagaacagttcgtattgacgaattttatcggggcaccagacttgctcaaatgaaaatgctcaaattgaatgaaagctgcgtacatatctgaggatcactcacgtaaattggcataattttctgagttacctacagagaattttgcccagattcatgacagcaaagaaatctgtttctgtgcagtaatccaaatctagtatgaactttactatcaacgactttacttggcacaacaaaacactaaactaagataagaagaggttgctacagtagtaaacaacttacaagacacaaatataaaacaaagtactgtagtaaaaaccatgggttgtctcccataagcgcttttctttaacgcctttcagctaggcgcagaaagtgtgtatcaagtattatcaagagatggtgcatcgttattatgagctcccccatccgtagtggcactaagggctttatcaattttaggcctataataatacttctttggtttaggcactttagagacatacataaacttttgctccttacccacataagctttctccttatatttaagagaagaaaatgttgaacccaaggttcccatagctttttcaagttcgtcaatcctattgctttgatcgtcatggacaacacaagttcctaggacactaattctttcatcaattcctcctaaggatttatcaagtttatcagttttatcaagtaacattttcaatttagcttcaatacttggaaaaattttctctaaggtttccaattttttcataacatcttcaagagagatttcagttttaacttcatcaacagggggtattccaaatagactctcaataatgcagctagcttctaatgcaggagtacttaggaagttacctttcgcgagactatcaagaacatacctattccagctagagataccaacataaaaattcctgagtaagatagtggtggagtgtttcttagtgcacctattatgggcatcactaattctataccaagcatctcttaaacattctccccctcgttgcttaaacgtacgaacttcaacttcaggattactcattttagcagtaataaataaaacaaactagataaagtaaatgcaagtaactaatttctttttttgtgtttttgatatagtaaacaagatagcaaataaagtaaaactagcaactaatttttttgtattttaatttagtgcagcaaacaaagtagtaaataaaataaagcaagacaaaaacaaagtaaagagattgggaagtggagactccccttgcagcgtgtcttgatctccccggcaacggcgccagaaatttgcttgatgcgtgtggttgacacgtccgttgggaaccccaagaggaaggtgtgatgcgcacagcggcaagtttccctcagtaagaaaccaagatttaatcgaaccagtaggagtcaagaagcacgttgaaggttgatggcggcgggatgtagtgcggcgcaacaccagagattccggcgccaacgtggaacctgcacaacacaaccaaagtactttgccccaacgaaacagtgaggttgtcaatctcaccggcttgctgtaacaaa encodes:
- the LOC127304197 gene encoding putative F-box protein At3g23420 is translated as MASVLQTERQTNGHNSSAPIVGVAFDDGLLPTDVLCDILLRLPAKPLCRLRAVCRSWRSLLSDSWFVAAHQVRQQPLVAVCKWGYGVKPQDIQILDMAGHLVRQMRVENCMLGYYSKTFCTNLDLLCLEGGDQRLRVLDPATGTISLLPNVIIVNRGPYEYGCYSPTYVVGRDGSTGETKVLAIGRELAYHAGTFCSVLTLGDAGGWRETGYPPTSALISNSWIMALVKGVLYFLVFHEIAMYDFDKEKWRLDTLHLPLPNERLYFLGELSDTLVASYQCSNTSMDLWFLTDSDKVIWSKQYTISMPPYQASSSPRGGITAQPLWLLDDGRIAFWVWHAYDGKSVQFMRVYDPTTHAYIDGEELAANYSFHAVYKGTLLRSSLYKKLSMYPATV